A single Candidatus Hydrogenedens sp. DNA region contains:
- a CDS encoding CRISPR-associated endonuclease Cas3'' — MKYQYVADLHEGDEVNDYFLFVHKDLKTQPSGEKFLGFAVRDKTGEIGGIVWEKPAEIARKIEVGDVVVVKGTVKVYKERLQIHANNLIPLGKGQYSIEDLTLPEEPIEHYLKELWAILDSIQNPWLQKLIQSIRDDSNLMDALICAPAAKKWHHELRGGLIRHCYELMSLALTLCKFYPNINKDLLLTACFLHDIGKIHELYTNQLFVDYTDCGKLIGHVVEGAMIVSEKIKNINGFPEDLKLHLLHCILSHHGEYENGAPVLPKTLEAVVLYHLDNLDAQAFAITRIEQETIKKGEKWSEFIPLISRQIWTKR, encoded by the coding sequence ATGAAATATCAATATGTGGCTGACTTACACGAAGGGGATGAAGTTAATGATTATTTCCTTTTTGTTCATAAAGACCTAAAAACGCAACCATCAGGTGAAAAATTTTTAGGGTTTGCAGTTCGTGACAAAACGGGTGAAATCGGTGGTATTGTCTGGGAAAAGCCAGCAGAAATAGCACGGAAAATCGAAGTAGGAGATGTTGTCGTTGTCAAAGGCACGGTAAAGGTATATAAAGAACGACTCCAAATCCATGCAAACAATTTAATCCCATTAGGAAAAGGTCAATATTCCATCGAAGATTTAACACTGCCCGAAGAACCCATTGAACATTACCTAAAAGAATTATGGGCTATTCTTGACTCCATCCAAAATCCCTGGTTACAAAAATTAATCCAAAGCATTCGTGACGATTCCAACTTAATGGATGCCTTAATATGTGCACCCGCTGCAAAAAAATGGCACCATGAATTGCGTGGTGGATTAATTCGCCATTGCTATGAACTTATGAGTCTGGCACTGACCTTATGCAAATTTTACCCCAATATCAACAAGGATCTACTGCTCACTGCCTGTTTCCTGCATGACATCGGCAAAATACACGAACTCTATACAAATCAATTGTTTGTTGACTATACCGACTGTGGAAAACTTATCGGGCATGTAGTAGAAGGAGCAATGATTGTTTCCGAAAAGATAAAGAATATAAATGGTTTCCCTGAAGACTTAAAATTACATCTTCTTCATTGTATTTTATCTCATCACGGTGAATATGAAAATGGTGCACCTGTTCTCCCCAAAACATTAGAGGCTGTGGTACTTTATCATTTAGATAACCTTGATGCTCAGGCTTTCGCTATAACACGAATTGAACAAGAAACTATAAAAAAAGGTGAAAAATGGTCTGAATTTATACCCTTAATATCAAGACAAATTTGGACAAAGAGATAA